Genomic window (Helianthus annuus cultivar XRQ/B chromosome 3, HanXRQr2.0-SUNRISE, whole genome shotgun sequence):
GTGGTGTGGTGTGTACAGTGGCATTTCCCGAACCGACATGATTTTCGGTACCGACATTTAGTGTTTTtggtaccggtttttaccttcaaatactggTATACCAGTCCGTACCAGCACCGAACCATAccgggtattttcggtaccgatacccATTTTTGGGATTTTCAGTACttgttggtaccgagctcatccttACGCGTGCGGGATGCAGCGGCAAGGTAAGAGAAGCGGTAAGACACCATCCACCCTTAATACAAAACATAATTATGTTGTCGCCCCAATGCACAGGCCTCAGCGCTTCAGCCTATACAAGGCACGCATATTACAAAAGGCGCACCTCAGATGTAACTTCTTAGTAAAACGTTGACCCTGAGGCGCGCGCCCATATATTTCCGATATTTTTGTGCAGCAAGCTTTTCAGGTTGTACATGTACGTAATTTCAATACTTAAACTTATATAAAGCTTATTTGTGTCTAAATATCAAGTAAAAACCAGAAACCTATagataaaatatatttaaaaaaaagagaTAATTATTTTCGCCTCGGGTACGAAAAATGGTGCGATTTTGTGATGTGTGCTTCTTGCCTCggttttagacctcgtcgctttttAATACTGAGGTTGTAATATGCATTCAGAAATATTATCTTTACCACatacaaaaatatacaaaaaaaaaaagaaagaaaaagaatttATAACAATGCTCAAACTTCAAAACATCTATAGATATATAATTTATTATCCACTCTAGGACGAGAATTTAGTTATGTACAGACAACTGTCATGAATCCACATTGACCTAACCACTTTATTTCGCCGCTGATAACAGAAACGTGAAGTTCTAATAAATGTGCcctaattttataaaaaaatttcaaaacatCCTAACATGATCGTCAACAGTCTATCGACCCTAACATTACAGATCTGAATTCAAACGATCAAACATAAATCAATCGAGAACACATCAAAGATCTACAGAAAGATCTACAGAATACAAAAGTTGTATAATGAAGCACTAACCAGAATAACGCGAAGCAGCAATCTTCACCAAATCACGCAAACAGAAGCAAACGGATTAGAATCAAGTAAAAAAGTGAAGTGAATTAAACAAAATTAGAAGATAAAATTTGGATTTGATAGATTACAAGGAGTGTCGGCGGAGATGGAGTTCATGAGAGTGGTGTGCCATAGGTTCCGATAGTTCTGACGGAGTTGCATCTTGTCGAGATGTTCTTGAGACGCCATACCGGATGTGGATCGGAGTTTGAATCGGTTGATGTTCGGAATTGAATTGAATTGATGAGGCCTAAAAAAAGTATACGAGACTTGACTCAACGGAGATGAATTGGTCAGCGGCAGCAGGAAGGAAGCAACGCGTTAATTTCAATGAAGGAAGGAACGTTGAATTTACTTAAAGACCCCCCTTTAGATTTGAAAAGTCGTAATTCTCATCTTCACGTATGAAGGAAGCAACGTTGAATTTACTTAAACACCCCTAAAATGGCAATACTTGAaattatttggactaaaatgacaacgttttAAACTTTTTAACTAAACTGATAAAGTagaccaaaccacagagactaaaatgacattttagAAGGTAATTTTGTAGAACTAAAAATACCCACTTTTTAGATAGCAACGTCTGAAAAAGACACTAAACAAAAACAGAAGTAGTGGCCAAGTGGTAACTGGTGTTTGATTTTTAGATGAGCTAATAATTAGCAATGGAATTATACTATTACAAAAAGAAAAGGATGAGACAGGAATATATAATTGTTTATTTACATGTtgaaaaattattattttgaaaattaaaatAGAGGAGGTAAGGGTGTTAATCGTGTCGGGTTAACGGGTTACGGGTTGATGGGTTGAAGTATTCAACCCGAACCGACCTATATTATTATTTGGGTTAAAGATTTCAGCCCTAACCCGATCCATATAAATTCGGGTCAACTCGACCCATTTAACCCATTTTTTAAAGGAGTTATACAAGTTGACGATTTATAAGCGAGTTGTTGTGTTTTAAACGGGCTATCGataacatgtttaatgatgagtATGTGTGTGACAAATAAGTAATATACTGTATCAAAACTAACATTATTATAactagagtaaattactttttgagtctttgtgttttaatggttttaaccacttgagtccaaaatcaaaaagtttaacactCTGAGTCCCTGAtcgctcattttataacgttttaagtccaattttattggtttatttaagTTGTACAGTTAGCTTTTTATATTGCACTTTTGATAGATTCTGTTAATCAATAGTTAGTTAGCCGTTAGGAAGTTCGTTTTCCGTTAAGCTAGTCAATTAAGTGTCTGTAATTAGGTTAAATACTATTTTGGTTAATGAATGAGATCATCTTCCCCATTTCAttctcttcttcttttcttcaaaATCAACATGGTATCAGACCAGGCTTCTCTCTGATATTCGTTTCCGTAAACCCTAACTTTCATCATCAATCAATTTCGTTCAATCGATTGTTTCAATTTCGTTTCAGTTCTGTCCGAAATTGATTATTGTTCAATCAATTTCAAATCATGTCTGTTTCCAATTCAAATTCGTCACCAATTGATGCTTCAAATCCTCTCTATCTTCATCCGTCAGATCATCCTGGAATGATCTTAGTTTCTAAACAATTTGGTGGATCTGGATTTGGATCGTGGAAAAGAGCAATATCAATTGCTTTATCAGCGAAGAACAAATTCGGATTTGTTGATGGAACTATCACAAATTCTACAAACCCTAGTCTCTGGAGCAGATGCAATGATATGGTGATTTCATGGATAATCAATACTCTCTCAAGAGACATCAGTGAAAGTGTTTTGTATGTTCAAACTGCTGAACAACTTTGGAAAGAATTGAATGATAGATATGGACAGGCTAATGGAGCAAAACATTATCAGTTGCAGAAGAGTTTATGTGAGATTTCACAAGGTAACACTAGTATAGTTGCTTACTTCACTAAAATCAAGAGTATATGGGATGAATTAGGTTCTTTATCTACTGTTCCTGCATGTAATTTGCTAAGAAAGAAGAGGAACAACGACTTATACAGTTTCTTATGGGTCTAAATTCTGCATATGAAAATGTTAGAGGAAGTATTTTAATGATGCAACCTCTACCATCAATTAGCATAGCTTATTCTCTTTTGATACAAGATGAGAAACAGAAAGAGATTCATCCTGCTACACAACCATTTCCTGATATATTATCTATGAATGTTCAAAGTAAGCATCAAGCAAAAGTTTGTAATCATTGCAAGAAACCTGGACATACTATGAACAAGTGTTATATATTAATTGGTTTTCCAAAGGATTACAAATTCACAAAATCAAAGAATACTACTGCTAATGCTTGTGTGAATGATGGTAGTCAACTAAATTCTCATGCTCACATGACGATTTCTGGAACTAGCCTTACACCAGAACAGTGTCAACAGTTAATTCAGTTTCTTCAACAAAGTCAAGTGAACAATGCTGCTGGATCACCTCAGGGTAACAACAATGATAATTCTTCAACTTCTGAAATCAAGTATGCCAACTTTGCAGGTATAATGGCTTGTTGCTTTTTGTCTATTCCTAATTCTAATTGGATCATAGATACTGGAGCAAATGATCACATGTGTTTTGATGAAAGACTTTTCACAAATCTCAAAGTTCTTTCTAAACCAGTTTCTATTCATTTGCCTAATGGACAAACTATCATTGCCACTAAAGTTGGAACTGTCCAGTTATTACCAAATCTGTCTTTACACGATGTGTTACTAGTACCAGAATTCAAACATAACTTGCTGTCCATTGCAAGATTATGTATTCAAACAAAAGGTCCAGTGTTCTTTTCAGACAGATCTTGTGTATTGCAGGCCCCTTCTCTGAAGA
Coding sequences:
- the LOC110932439 gene encoding uncharacterized protein LOC110932439, which codes for MSVSNSNSSPIDASNPLYLHPSDHPGMILVSKQFGGSGFGSWKRAISIALSAKNKFGFVDGTITNSTNPSLWSRCNDMVISWIINTLSRDISESVLYVQTAEQLWKELNDRYGQANGAKHYQLQKSLCEISQGNTSIVAYFTKIKSIWDELGSLSTVPACNLLRKKRNNDLYSFLWV